One Carettochelys insculpta isolate YL-2023 chromosome 1, ASM3395843v1, whole genome shotgun sequence genomic window, acaaaccagcggtcatgtagcactttaaagacgaacaaaataattcattaggtgatgagctttcgtgggacagacccacttcctcagaactatagaatttccagtccagacccagttatatagtaCAAAGGTCCAAAATAAATtgaataaaagctgacaaatcgcatacatgaactgaaggcatagggtgaggggtggggggtgttaagtgtcttgcctgagatcattacgaatatcaaaggaagggaaacagtccttgaaatgcatgaggtaattgctgtctctgttcataccggctacgtctacacgtgcagccaacatcgaaataggctatttcgatgaataacgtctacacgtcctccagggccggcaacgtcgatgttcaacttcaacgttgctcagcccaacatcgaaataggcgcagcgagggaacgtctacacgtcaaagtagcacacatcgaaatagggatgccaggcacagctgcaacagggtcacagggcggacttaacagcaagccgctcccttaaagggcccctcccagacacacttgcactaaacaacacaagatacacagagctgacaactggttgcagaccctgtgcctgcagcatagatccccagctgccgcagaagcagccagaagccctgggctaagggctgctgcccacggtgaccatagagccctgcaggggctggagagagagcatctctcaaccccccagctgatggccgccatggaggacccagcaattttgacgttgcgggacgcggatcgtctacacggtccctacttcgacgttgaacgtcgaagtagggcgctattccgatctcctcatgaggttagcgacttcgacgtcttgccgcctaacgtcgaagttggtgccgctacttcgaagtagcgtgcacgtgtagacgcagctaccaAGTGTTAAtatattgaatttgaatatgaagcccagttctcaaatctccctatgtaatctgttgttaaagtctctttgttgtaggatgcatattctcaggtctttaacagaatgtcccacttcattgaaatgttcactgaccagcttatatGTATTGtcattcctaatgtctgctctgtgtccattaattctttggtgaagtgttcgCCCAGCTGGTCTAATGAACATTGTAcgggggcattgttggcacataatagcatatgtAATATTGGTCGAGGTgcatgagaatgagcccttgatcttgtaattaCCATGGTTAGGGCCAGCGATGGTATCAGgagaataaatatatggacaaCGTTGGCTACtaagtttgttgcaaggaaaagttccaggattagtattactgtggtatagcctgtgattgctagtgagattCTTTcataggttaggaggttgtctataggagaggtcaggcctgtcaccttgggccttctggagcgtagcatcctgatccagaataggttgtaggttttaatgatgacaagtggtgttctgttactgaccTTCTTGGgactatcttgaagtagctggtttctgagtatttgtctgaccctgtcaatatttttttttgtaacttcTCCCAGGGGGTAATTTAGTTTTATGAATGTTTGGCAGAGATCTTGAAGCTTTTACtccctgtcagtaggatcagggTAGATGTGATTgtgtctaagggcttgactgtaaacaatggattgtgtgatgtgtgcTAGATATAGGCTGGAagtatgtaggtaagtgtaggagtcagtgggtttctggtataaaGTGGTATTGATGTggtcatcagtgatttgtactgtggtgtccaggaaacaTGTCTCTCATGTGGAATACTAAAGGcagagattgatggtaggatgtaAATTGTTAAAATCTCTGGAATTCTTCCAGTGTCTCtatactgtgggtccaaatgataaagatgtcattgatgtagcacaagtagaggaggggtaccaggggatgagagctgaggaatcattgttctaagtcagccataaaaatgttagcatactgtgaggccatgtgagtgcccataTCAGTGcagctaatctggaggtataaattgtccccaaactggaaataattgtgggtgaaaacaaagttacagaggtcaggcaccagattagctgtggtaacatcagggataatattcctgatcacttgtaatccatctttagcggtatagtggaccacaagttaaatatgtcagcagtgtgatgctgttgcaaagaaagcaaacatgattctgggatgcattaacaggtgtgttgtgaacaagacacgagaagtcattcttctgctctactctgtgctggttaggtctcagctggagtactgtgtccagttctgggcaccgcatttgaagaaagatgtggagaaattggaaagggtccggaggagagcaacaggaatgaccaaaggtctagagaacatgacttatgaagaaaggctgaaagaattgggctcgtttagtttggagaaaagaagattaaagggggacatgatagcagttttcaggtatctgaaagggtgtcataaggaggagggagaaaacttgttcttcttggccactgaggatagaacaagaagcaatgggcttcaattgcagcaagggagatttagattggacattaggaaaaagttcctaactgtcagggtggtcaaacactggaataaattgccaagggaggttgtggaatctccatatctggagatatttaagaacaggttagatgtgtctatcagggatgatctagacagtacttggtcctgccatgagggcagggggctggatgcactgacctctcaaggtcccttccagtcctagcattctataattctatgatcgatgtggaatattggtgtagagcaGCGTTTCTCACAGTGTGTTTTGCAGCCCAGTACCagtcattggaaaaaaaataatggtcctgagaaaatatacagattatcattatgtactattattaatgtgaataaataataaacagtgaaacttcattcatttttaatttttttatatgcgTTTATGTTTTTGGGCCGCAAAAAAGGTACTAAAAAAAAAGGGACCCAATTATATAAAATCTGGTGAAAATCTGGTGTAGAGAGCTTCTACTTCCATGGTGAGAAGGATGGTactgtcaggaaggtttccaatgttttgtaatttcctcaggaagtcaatgACATCTCAGAGGAGGGAATTCTATTGTTTCTCCCTGTGTTGAAGCCATGTccaagatggagcctgtcacatgaccaggtcacctgtccatgtccctTTTAGGCGGTCTGCCATTGATTCTCTGCTGGGTTACACCTTACAGCCAGGTTCCTCGGAGGTTGATTGGAATTCGATAAGGCCCTTTGTCCATCAAGTACTGCTTCACTTGACTAGGAACCTTTCACAATCGGCAGCCATGCCATAAACCCAATAACATCACAGCAGGACCTCAGAAGTCAGTGCTAACATCAGCAGTGGCACAGGAAGAAGTGGCATTACCATACCataccacccttccttctgtgctgctgctggcagtggggctgccatCTGCGCTGGGTACCCAGACAGTGGGCCAGGGCTCTGTGGCTCAgaagcagccccaccaccagcagcagcgcagaaggaaaGGAGTCAATGCCATATAGTTCCAGActttcttctgtgctgtggcTAGTGGTAGGGCTGAGTTCTGAGCTCAGTGACCTGCTAGTGCCCACTGCTTTGCTGCTGCCCAGAtccaaaggcagtgctgccaccagcagcaggacaGATGGAAAGGTGACAATACCGTACTATGCCACCCTTCCTGATGTGCTTCTGCAAGCAGTGGTCTGCCATCCGAACTGGGTGCCCAGACAGAGGCTACTGTTCCCCAGCCACCCGGCTTGGAAAGCCAGGAAAAATCACAGACAGTTTTCAACAGTTCCCAGATCTGCTCAGAGGAAGATTTGAGGGCCAAAGCAGAGGTCATGTCAGGGAAAGCCTGCTCGGCTAGTGACCTTACTCATGactcccccacactcaccctgTGATCCCCTTTTGGGTTGTGAGCCCTCAGTTGGAGAAAGGCTGCACTTGGGGACACTTGGACTAAGGGGCTAGCGCTTAAGCTGAAGTTCTGGTGAAAGAGACatgaggaggaggagtccctcttgGTCTTTTCAAGTCTTCAGTCAGTCCATGTGGTACAACCTCTGTCTCACTTCTCGTCCCTTCCCTGAATGGTGGATTTCATCATCAGTTGCCCTTGCCCTGTTCATAACCTTCAGTGGTCCCAGCCACTTGGCCATCAGATTTCACTTCAAATCCTCTTGCTGGCTTTAAGTTCTGGCCCATTGTTCCTGGTCATTCCTTTTTATGAGGTTTCAGCAGATTGTCCTCCAGCAAAACCTGTGGGGGCTCCAAGTTTCCCCCTGACAGAACAAGTGAGCCTGAGGAGAACCATCATCGGCATTTTCTCCTTCCCTACCACTGACTCTGTGTAGCCTGtttggaatggggctgctgcctgtTGTGTCTGACCCCCTGGCAGCAACTTAATTCTCGGCATAGAAATCACCAGGTTAAAGACTTTGTCCTGTCAAATCActtcccttctcctccttccctccctctttctcgtctttctcttttcctttctcctctccctccaccaaggatgatgatgatgatgatgatgatgatgatgatgatgggagtGGTTGTgttgatggtgtgtgtgtgtctatgtgttttgtgggggtggggtttgcttTCATTGTGGGAGGCAATCCCAAAGCTAGGGATGGACTCGCTCTGGGCCTTATCCCCTCTGGTGGTGACCTGGACCATCCTTTGAGACATCTGCTGAGAGCTGCATCCCTCTCACTCCCTGCCAAGCAGGGGACTAGTGCCAGGGAAGACTTGAgtcttttgttctcttttaagGCCAGACAAATAAGTCCCAAGCAATCATGTATGTGGGTGATCTCACTGCTTCCTTTATTGTGTCAGTTCTTCTCAAGTACTTGCTGAATAATGACTATGAGCaattgttggtctgtagcttGTTTGATAGCTGAGGATCTGAAGAAGATGCAGCAGGAGTCTGGACTGCAGGGGAGATTCTGCCACGAGTTGCTGCCCCAGgcctcagagcagggggcagccTTGGCCTAACCCTAGAGACCCCTTCACTCAAACATCTAGAGGGCCCTGAGGGAGGCGTGTGCCCATttactcagtgaagagggagggcTCAAGCTCCCACACTCACTTCCCATTTCGGGGGCGGGGAGCCCACACCCCTTTATCCTCTGCTGGGAAGGAGTAAAGGGAAGAGACGTGATATAGCCTGTCCCTTCACAGGAACCGGAAGGAGCTGCAGATCCCTTCTTGTGTGCAGACATTGGACTGTACATTGTGTTGCACTCTTTGAATCCAGAACTCACTTGGTGAACCAGCCAGAGGTGTAAGACCAGGGCTCAGATCCCTGTCACTCAGCCTGGTTTATCCCATGCCTCCACTTATCCCCAGTGGAGCTGCTAAGTGAGAAGCAGCCCCACAGGCTCCTGGATCTCCTCCACCAGACATGTGCCAGGGATGGTCTGCTGGGAAGTCCAGGTCGGGTGTGCAAGAGGTGTGAGCCACCTGTCTCCTTTGCTAGCCAGAGGCATCAGTGATTCCTTGTCCCTTTTCCCACCCAGAAAGGCAGGCGGCTGCTGGGGGAGCACAGGAGGGAGGCTCTTGGGATGCTAGGCAGCTACACTTGGCCATGAGGGGAAAGAGCTTCAGTCTGCTACTGTCCCATCTGGCTCTATGTTTGCTCAAGCGGGAGGTGACATAGATTTGGGCGGCATGGGTGTGCTTCCCTGGCCTGGTGTGAGACAGGAGTGATATTATTAGATTGTCAAATGAAGAGACAAATCATTGCTGCAGCTATTACCTCTGCAACAAATCTTGGAGGCAGTGGGTCAAGGAAGGTGTGCATGAAAAGCTAATGATTTGTTGAGGTTGTTTCTACTCCACACATGTGTGTGTCATTTCTGCACTTCACCTTATGAGTTGTGGCCGTGGACAAGGATTTCCAATGATTGcttctgggtgacttcaacagGCTTGGCCAACCTCTTTTGAAAAGCTTGCTAGTCGAGTAACTAGCGGTACTTGAGTGACAATGGGGTCTGCAGGGTGAAGGTTTATCTTAGAGAATCACAAAACCGGAAAGTGTATTTGTcacagctccttccccactctagcaagacaaatgcagaagtgggggccagcaaaagtacctccaaaactttatctaccaggttttggtataaactccccCCCACCAAAATCCTAAAACCCTTAGAtgttggggataaaattcgctgccaccacccaagtaataataaggaaaccagggagagaataCTTGGGAAATTTCAGtgccaaaattaaaaataaacaggacacaaacattaaccaataccaggttaacaaaaagaaaaagagagaacttttattattacaacaatattcgtgttggaagcctcatgactagatggaagagtcacaaagtaaaacacatggggagtctccaccatgggcctagaacctagttacaaggagagtaaaagaacatttctaaaaagtgcacagacgtCAGACCCCAtctcccaaaccataaaacagcaaagcctaatggacttatctaaactttgcCCTACTTACAgtagattggagggcctgttcttggagggagatattctgtgtctctctccctcatggcaggaataaagaaaaagcaacagagaacagaaaagggGGGGAGCCAAAAagtcaattcttacctacattcctataggccaatgccacctggctaaggaggttaactcTTTCACTCCCAGGCTgttggctaaccctcatgatcatgacagtaTTAAGACCAGTTCCTTGCATTCATGGCACACCCAAGAACCTCATAGATcagggatgggaaacctgcaACCTGACAATGTATGTTCTGAATCTGATGCATAATGCTGAGGTTTCTGTGACACATGTACTTTGTAAATCTTTCTCAATTCCATCACTTCCATAAGTAAAATTCACCTGATCTTCTACGATAATCAGACTTACATTATTTGTAGGGAACACTCATTGTCAAAAGTGTTGGTCACTCCCTCCATGTAATTGACAAAGGAATATTTTCCAACCACTTCTTTATACATAGGTTGCCAGCAACTATAACATCACACAGTGTTCTCAAGTGTAACTTATAACATTTGTTCAGTGCCTCCCAGTGCAATTTTTATGAAAAGCTTTTTCCCACTCTTGCCCTGCAAGAATGAAAGGAAATAGGTGTTTCCACTACATATCCATTTTCAAAATCCACGGGGCAGGGTTTTAATCCCTTCTTGCTGAGTTTTCTTAAGTCTTTGTCTCTCGTTGCTACTAATTTCTATTTGTTATGAGAGGGCTGCTGCACCTCTACCTTTTTTGGGGTGTTCTCTCCCAGGTGTATGCTATAATGCAGAACTAACTCTTTCAAACTATCAAAGTTGCTTGTTTCatagtttcatagaatcatacaatcatagaatactaggactggaagatcctttgagaggtcatcaagtccagccccctgccctcatggcaggaccaaatactgtctagaccttccctgatagacacttatgaacctgttcttaaatatctccagagattccacaacctccccaggcaatttattccactctttgaccaccctgacagttaggaactttttccaaatgtccaacctaaacctcccttgctgcagtttaagcccattgcctcttgttctatcctcagaggcaaaaaagaacaagttttctccctcctccttatgacacctttttagatccctgaaaaccgctatcatgtctcccctcaatcttctcttttccaaactaaacaagcccaattctttctgcATTCAGTTTGCTACATTCAGAATCATCCTTTATCTTTCATATAGGCCTTTCCTCCTGACAGCTTGTATCTGTAAACTTTTGGGCTTGCTGAAACAAACTCAGTGAGGTTTTTCATCTGGTGGAATCTCAGGTCTGAGATCCCCAAAATAATCCTCCAAAAGGaaggttccctgcccctccctcctcacaAATATCACTGAGATGATGTCGTGATTCAGGCCCTGTTCTTACAGCCTATTGATCAGGCTATATAGATCCACATAGGCACCATCAGTGTTGAAACAGGGTATGAAGATGGCGGTATTGTCACAAACTGAGTAGTGGTCTTTTGAGTGTTGCTAGGATACACTCACACAGTTTTATCATCACTAACTTTGCAGACTAGGAGCTCGTAACTGGGGGAGAATTGATATGAAAAAGAATTAGTCAGGTGTCTGCTGATGCTGGTGTATTATAGATTTATCCTTTGTCCAAATTTCTGCCTCagagactttaaaagcaatgGGACACTTAGTGGTGTTCCATGTGGTCAACAAGGAGATGTCCGGGGAAATCACCCAATGAGattgcctatttcaatgtgggaCTGGCAGCTGTGAGTTCTGTGCTGGAATGAGGTCCACTGGAGAGGCCAGTGGAGAAGCTGTATGGTGTACAGCCTCCCCTGCCAGACAAATaaccctgctcccaaccctcagCATCTTTTACTTGGCTTCATgacttccctctcctgccctcattGGCCCATCTGCACCAGTGCTGCATCCCTCCCTGTAGGCTCCTTGTCAGGttgcagcagctcctgtcccagtCTTGGAGCAGGGGAGCCCAGGTGAGTGCACAGAGGGGTGAGATGGTGCAGGTAGTTGGCTGCAAGTGGGAAGGAGAGGGATGAAAAACAGGGTTGGAGCTTTGAGGCAAGAGGAAGAACAAAGACCAGCCCTTagtggaagaggtggagaagggaacAAGTACTTGTGGGAAtagtctgggcaggagaggaggcTTGAGCTGTACACAGACCAATTCCTACTGTCACTGTGACAGCCCAGTGAGTGATTCAGAGAAGGAGTCCAAGTACCTTCTTACGAGGCAGCTGTGCATGGAGCTCAATCTCTGAGCCAGAGCACCAGGAGAAAACCTTATGTCCCTTTATGAGAGAAGAGGTGGAACAGTCTGCCCCGGATCTCTTTGGTCTTCACCCCATAGATAATGGGGTTTAGCATGGGGGGCATCAGGAGGTACACATTGACAATAAGAGTTTGGAAAGGCAGGGCCACATCTTGGCCAAACCGCTGTGTGAGGGCAAAGAAGAGACCTGGGATGTAAATGGTTAGAATGGCACAAAGGTGGGAGACACAAGTTTCAAAAGTCTTGTGCCGGGCATCCTTTGTGGGGAGCCtgaagatggccctgaggatctggaCGTAGGACACAGACATAAAAAGCACATCGAGCCCCATCACACTAAATTGCACAAAGAGCCCATAGTAATTACTGATGCGGATGTCGGCGCAGGCCAGCTTCACCACACCTATGTGAGTGCAGTACAGTTGggggatgatgttggttctgcaatatggccaTTGGCTTGCCAGGAAGGGATAGGGCAGCACAAATATGCCACCTcgcagcaccacagccaggccaATCTTGGCTACAATATCGCttgtcaggatggtggaatgtctcaggggatggcagatggccacatagcgatccaaagccatggccacaaagatACCAGACTCCATTACTGAGAAGCAGTGAATGAAGTATAGCTGGGTGAGGCAAGCActgaaattgatctctctggaaTTTAACCAGAAGATCGCCAGCATTTTGGGCAAGATACATGTAGAGAGGACCAGGTCACTGatggccagcatgcagaggaaatagtacatgggggCATGAAGGTTCGGTTCCCTCTTCACAATGAACAGGATGGTGGAGTTACCCAAGAGGGCTGTGGCATACATGaaacagaaggggatggagatccagacatgggcTGCCTCTAAGCCAGCAATACCCAACAGGGTGAAGGTGGAGGGGTTAGTGAAGTCTGTGATGTTGGAATCTGACATGAATTAAGGGAAGAAGGTGTCCAGCTGGGAGGCAGAATGGTGTATCCTGCATGTAAAGTCCGTTCCCCCAACTTTGTGTAGGTTCTCAGGCTCTAGAGAGACGGGCAGAGTACAAATGCCTGAATGGAGAGAAAATGTTAGTATGAGACAACTTATGCCCTGCTGAAGACTGGTGTAATGTGTGTAGCAGATTGGCTCCTCCTCATACGCCGAAACATGAATTCAGAAAAAATGAATTGTGAACAACTCATCCTATTAATGAAAATCCCGCATTTAGTGTTTGGTAAGA contains:
- the LOC142001860 gene encoding olfactory receptor 52B2-like, whose product is MSDSNITDFTNPSTFTLLGIAGLEAAHVWISIPFCFMYATALLGNSTILFIVKREPNLHAPMYYFLCMLAISDLVLSTCILPKMLAIFWLNSREINFSACLTQLYFIHCFSVMESGIFVAMALDRYVAICHPLRHSTILTSDIVAKIGLAVVLRGGIFVLPYPFLASQWPYCRTNIIPQLYCTHIGVVKLACADIRISNYYGLFVQFSVMGLDVLFMSVSYVQILRAIFRLPTKDARHKTFETCVSHLCAILTIYIPGLFFALTQRFGQDVALPFQTLIVNVYLLMPPMLNPIIYGVKTKEIRGRLFHLFSHKGT